The Anaeromicrobium sediminis genome includes a window with the following:
- a CDS encoding asparaginase: MSVELVHVYRGTEVESIHRGDVVGVDSQGKVIFEYGDKLKRTFWRSAAKPIQAIPLVEAGGLDKFNISREELALITSSHGGEAEHEKVLNSLLQKIGKGLEDLDCGISMPMHNGTSKRLLKEGTPFTQANNPCSGKHSGMLALGILKDMELKDYIMPDHPIQREMLKTVSQMAGIDEDHISIAIDGCGVPVHGLPIYNMALAYAKLASGNGGTEERNKALKVIVEAMTLAPFYVAGTRRLDTIIMEETKGRILAKLGAECVYSMSILEEGIGIAVKIEDGNYRALDCIVPELLLKHGYINEVEFKNINDRLPLLIKNHRKQVVGHLKSALK; this comes from the coding sequence ATGTCAGTAGAGTTGGTACATGTGTATAGGGGAACGGAAGTAGAGAGTATACATAGGGGAGACGTGGTAGGCGTTGACTCTCAAGGTAAGGTTATATTTGAATATGGTGATAAGCTTAAAAGGACATTTTGGAGATCAGCTGCAAAACCTATTCAAGCCATTCCTTTAGTTGAAGCTGGAGGGTTGGATAAGTTTAATATAAGTAGAGAAGAATTGGCTTTAATTACTTCGTCTCATGGTGGAGAAGCAGAACATGAGAAAGTGTTAAATAGTTTATTACAAAAGATAGGAAAGGGCTTGGAGGACCTAGATTGTGGTATTTCCATGCCTATGCATAATGGTACGTCTAAACGATTACTTAAGGAAGGGACTCCTTTTACCCAAGCAAATAATCCTTGTTCTGGAAAGCATAGTGGAATGTTAGCCCTAGGGATTTTGAAGGATATGGAACTAAAGGATTATATTATGCCAGATCATCCTATCCAAAGGGAAATGTTAAAGACCGTTTCTCAGATGGCTGGTATTGATGAAGATCATATTTCAATTGCCATTGATGGGTGTGGTGTTCCTGTCCATGGGCTACCCATATATAATATGGCATTAGCATATGCTAAACTAGCCAGTGGTAATGGGGGAACAGAGGAGAGAAATAAAGCCTTAAAGGTTATTGTTGAGGCTATGACATTAGCTCCCTTTTATGTGGCCGGAACTAGGCGTCTGGACACTATTATCATGGAAGAAACAAAGGGCAGAATCCTAGCTAAATTAGGAGCCGAGTGCGTTTATTCCATGTCTATTTTGGAAGAAGGAATTGGAATTGCCGTAAAGATAGAAGATGGTAATTACAGAGCCCTAGATTGTATTGTTCCAGAACTTCTTTTAAAGCATGGATACATAAATGAAGTAGAATTTAAAAATATTAATGATAGATTACCTCTACTTATAAAGAATCACAGAAAACAAGTTGTTGGTCACTTGAAAAGTGCTTTGAAATAA
- a CDS encoding DUF2877 domain-containing protein, protein MDAKRICSDLKRQIEDGHIKRANVHSVFNRAINLMYNHKIISILNDEEMMGPMTIVVDNKKLKELHIRQNDEVRFNEEKINFSNSEEVIFLQNCEPFNLSPNFSYTKDSVKNILSKLDTMEDTLYKLGNLDGIGSCIFNTSICKRKDRVLDEYSKFILPRIKIFLDACRDVDIQRISRITNQIIGFGPGLTPSTDDFLLGVIISFIYLDKHFDLKMERFNRALVEDIENKTTLLSENLLYWAAKGKVGLPIKNVILSILSKNNEAKLKDNLKNLLKVGGTSGTDISCGIYVAFKIIVENGGVL, encoded by the coding sequence ATGGATGCTAAAAGAATTTGTTCAGATTTAAAAAGACAAATTGAAGATGGTCATATAAAGAGAGCAAATGTTCACTCAGTTTTTAATAGAGCAATCAATTTAATGTATAACCACAAAATCATATCCATATTAAATGATGAAGAAATGATGGGGCCCATGACTATAGTAGTGGACAATAAGAAGTTAAAAGAATTACATATAAGGCAGAATGATGAGGTTAGATTTAACGAAGAAAAAATTAATTTTTCTAACTCAGAGGAAGTTATATTCCTACAAAATTGTGAGCCCTTTAATTTGTCACCGAATTTTTCCTATACAAAGGATAGTGTTAAAAATATTTTAAGCAAATTAGATACTATGGAAGATACCTTATATAAACTAGGGAATTTAGATGGAATTGGAAGTTGTATTTTCAATACGAGTATATGCAAAAGAAAAGATAGAGTACTAGATGAATATTCTAAATTCATATTACCAAGAATTAAAATCTTTTTAGATGCATGTAGAGATGTGGATATACAAAGGATTAGTAGGATAACTAATCAAATAATAGGTTTTGGCCCAGGCCTTACTCCTTCTACTGATGATTTTTTATTAGGAGTAATAATATCTTTTATATATCTAGATAAGCATTTCGATTTGAAAATGGAAAGATTCAACAGGGCTTTAGTAGAGGACATAGAAAATAAAACTACCCTACTTAGTGAAAACCTTCTTTATTGGGCAGCTAAGGGAAAGGTAGGATTACCAATTAAGAATGTCATTTTATCTATTTTAAGTAAGAACAATGAAGCTAAGTTAAAGGATAACTTAAAAAATCTACTTAAAGTAGGAGGCACTTCAGGAACAGACATAAGTTGTGGAATATATGTGGCTTTCAAAATAATAGTAGAAAATGGAGGTGTATTATGA
- a CDS encoding GNAT family N-acetyltransferase translates to MKIRRFEKSDLDGVLQLFYDTVHHVNSKDYNKEQLDAWAPEKPNRLRWLNSLEKNITYVVVEDEKIIGFGDLDDESYIDKLFIHKDYQSRGIASILLNRLEEEAIRLGYVELYTEASITAHPFFEKKGYICITEQNKHHNGQIFINYIMKKELINKKVLDKLKYLKMGGLLCQ, encoded by the coding sequence ATGAAGATTAGAAGGTTTGAAAAATCTGATTTAGATGGAGTATTACAGTTATTTTATGATACGGTCCATCATGTAAACTCTAAAGATTACAATAAAGAGCAATTAGATGCATGGGCACCTGAAAAGCCAAATAGGTTAAGGTGGCTAAATTCACTAGAAAAGAACATAACCTATGTAGTAGTAGAAGATGAAAAAATCATTGGCTTTGGTGACTTAGATGATGAATCATATATAGATAAACTTTTCATTCATAAGGATTATCAGAGTAGGGGAATTGCCTCAATACTATTAAATAGATTAGAAGAGGAAGCAATAAGATTAGGTTATGTGGAGTTATATACAGAGGCAAGTATTACAGCTCACCCTTTCTTTGAAAAGAAAGGATACATATGTATTACAGAGCAAAATAAACATCATAATGGGCAAATATTTATTAATTATATAATGAAAAAAGAGTTAATTAATAAAAAAGTTTTAGATAAACTAAAGTATTTAAAGATGGGGGGATTATTATGTCAGTAG
- a CDS encoding ASCH domain-containing protein, translating to MINEGNMRKEHKSVEEMWKLYLKSIGEQIKNTDKSYTSWYFCDNEKSANDLAKLVKDKVKRATAGLYYWYEVENEPLPKEGDLSIITNWDGIAQCIIQAKKVMLVPFNQVTEEFAKTEGEGDKSLKYWRDVHIDFFTRELKDQGKVFSEDMLVVCEEFEVVYK from the coding sequence GTGATAAATGAAGGGAATATGAGAAAAGAGCACAAGTCAGTGGAAGAAATGTGGAAGCTGTATTTAAAATCCATAGGGGAACAAATTAAAAATACTGATAAAAGTTATACTTCATGGTACTTTTGTGATAATGAAAAAAGTGCTAATGACTTAGCTAAATTAGTTAAAGATAAAGTTAAAAGAGCAACTGCTGGATTGTATTATTGGTATGAAGTAGAGAATGAGCCTCTACCTAAAGAAGGTGATTTGAGTATAATCACTAATTGGGACGGTATAGCTCAATGTATTATTCAGGCAAAGAAAGTAATGTTAGTGCCTTTTAATCAGGTAACAGAAGAATTTGCAAAAACTGAAGGAGAAGGAGATAAATCTTTAAAGTACTGGAGAGATGTACACATAGATTTTTTTACTAGAGAATTAAAAGATCAAGGGAAGGTATTTTCAGAAGATATGTTAGTAGTGTGTGAGGAATTTGAAGTAGTATATAAGTAA